A region from the Desulfitobacterium dehalogenans ATCC 51507 genome encodes:
- a CDS encoding pyridoxal phosphate-dependent aminotransferase, whose amino-acid sequence MISNTMQQQVKNSSIIRAMFEEGKRLAALYGAENVYDFSLGNPNVEPPEEVKKAIIDIINEENSTALHGYMNNSGFEDVRGAIADSLNQRFATEFSADNILMTVGAAGGLNVIFKTLLNPEDEVLTFAPFFGEYRNYVQNYQGQLIVVSPDTRDFQPNLEEFKEKISPRTKAVLVNSPNNPTGVVYSEETIVSLANILRAKQKEYGTVIYLVADEPYRELAYDQVEVPYLTKYYENTIVGYSFSKSLSLPGERIGYLVIPQEAADYENLIAAANIANRILGFVNAPSLFQKVIAKCLSAQVDLETYNRNRELLYNALVSYGYQCIKPEGAFYLFVKTPIENDVEFCNLAKSKNILIVPGTSFACPGYARIAYCVAYETIEKALPGFKALILENQRFGSFSG is encoded by the coding sequence ATGATTTCCAATACCATGCAACAACAAGTTAAGAACTCCTCGATTATTCGTGCTATGTTTGAAGAAGGAAAACGATTAGCAGCACTATACGGCGCTGAAAATGTGTATGATTTTAGTTTAGGTAATCCCAATGTGGAGCCGCCTGAGGAAGTCAAGAAAGCAATTATAGACATTATAAATGAAGAAAATTCCACAGCCCTTCACGGCTATATGAATAATTCTGGTTTTGAAGACGTTCGAGGAGCTATCGCCGATTCCCTTAATCAACGATTCGCTACCGAGTTTTCGGCTGATAATATTCTCATGACGGTAGGGGCAGCCGGAGGTTTAAATGTCATATTCAAAACCCTTCTTAATCCTGAGGACGAGGTTCTTACCTTTGCTCCCTTTTTTGGAGAGTACCGTAACTATGTTCAAAACTATCAGGGTCAACTCATTGTGGTTTCTCCGGATACGAGGGATTTTCAACCTAATTTGGAAGAGTTTAAAGAGAAAATCAGTCCAAGGACCAAAGCTGTTCTGGTTAATTCACCCAACAATCCCACAGGGGTGGTCTATTCAGAAGAGACCATCGTTTCCCTGGCGAATATTCTTCGGGCCAAGCAAAAGGAGTATGGCACAGTGATCTATCTGGTAGCTGATGAGCCCTATCGGGAGCTTGCTTATGACCAGGTGGAAGTACCCTATCTGACCAAGTATTATGAAAATACCATCGTAGGATACTCTTTCAGCAAATCCCTCTCTTTGCCGGGAGAGAGAATCGGCTATTTGGTGATTCCGCAAGAGGCTGCGGATTATGAAAATCTAATCGCCGCTGCTAATATTGCCAATCGCATTCTGGGATTTGTTAATGCTCCGTCCCTTTTCCAGAAGGTCATTGCCAAGTGTCTTAGTGCCCAGGTTGATCTTGAAACCTACAACCGGAATCGAGAGCTTCTCTATAATGCGCTTGTATCCTATGGTTATCAATGCATTAAACCCGAGGGAGCTTTTTACTTATTCGTCAAGACTCCTATAGAGAATGATGTTGAATTTTGCAATCTCGCCAAGAGTAAAAATATCCTGATCGTTCCGGGCACTTCCTTTGCTTGCCCTGGGTATGCCCGGATTGCCTATTGCGTAGCTTATGAAACCATTGAAAAAGCTCTGCCGGGATTCAAGGCTTTAATCCTGGAGAACCAGCGTTTCGGCTCTTTTTCAGGATAG
- a CDS encoding cell wall-binding repeat-containing protein — MNDFKLMSMSPKAYITMVFLALAIALLVPSTALALSSPTIQYFGGSNWEVFNGVDNTHDGGYVVVGHSSSNNGNLEGLNKKYADAVIVKFSADAEVQWVKTFGGSFIDSFQSVKQTKDGGYIAVGSSSSVDMDMNNSRKKAREAGQDSSNDDAIIVKFNSLGEVEWFKDFGGSQRDSFNGVVETPEGDFIAVGESESKDGDLSGLALGNCDAIYARYNHDGTFMGAHSYGGSLGDGFNDLVLLSDGSIVAVGYSSSNDKDMKGAGASMLKGIVVKINKDLSIPWATSVDLADPSYQRLVYSSGNGFQDVKVTDDQGFIVVGKGTYIDQKADGNSNMNEDGRIYKFNSLGQEEWHDTYINQAYTRFFGVAQDQSGSYMVVGDSYMPEAKKIIALRYDPHGVRLWDKEDEGSRSRYLLSLVAKGDHFVAVGSKYIQGKSEEGLLYIGRFEEANNKLIMAPNTGSHSADTTAQLKVSETERLSGNDRYETAIAISKKGWEKSENVILVNGNNFPDALVGSSFAYLKNAPILITASDKLDNRVSAEIQRLGAKTIAILGNSSSVSQPIENQLKERYQVTRIGGAEIYDTAVKLGEEIKKIKPFDTVIIATQSNFPDALAIAPYSAKETIPILFTEKDRLRPDTKKALAEWEIRNAIIIGGTGVVSLDVDLELDALGLTITRLGGEDRYDTALEIAKQFGTENPYSAIAVATGENYPDALTGAVLAAKHNAPLILVRKNKVKNTVTEYLNPLGLEKATIFGGTGVVLDEIFRK, encoded by the coding sequence ATGAATGATTTTAAATTGATGTCGATGAGTCCAAAAGCTTACATAACCATGGTCTTTTTGGCATTAGCCATTGCATTATTGGTTCCTTCAACTGCTTTAGCATTATCCAGTCCTACCATTCAATACTTCGGTGGTTCAAACTGGGAAGTATTCAATGGGGTGGATAACACTCACGACGGAGGTTATGTGGTAGTAGGCCACAGTAGCTCAAACAACGGGAATTTGGAAGGATTGAATAAGAAATACGCTGATGCAGTGATTGTGAAGTTTTCTGCTGACGCCGAGGTTCAGTGGGTCAAGACCTTCGGGGGCAGTTTCATCGATAGTTTTCAAAGTGTGAAGCAAACCAAGGATGGCGGGTATATAGCCGTCGGCTCCAGTTCTTCTGTCGATATGGATATGAATAATTCCCGCAAAAAGGCACGGGAAGCGGGACAGGACAGCTCTAATGATGACGCCATTATCGTCAAGTTTAACTCCCTTGGAGAAGTAGAATGGTTCAAGGATTTTGGCGGGAGCCAGCGCGATAGTTTTAATGGGGTGGTGGAAACCCCGGAAGGTGATTTCATCGCGGTAGGAGAGTCTGAATCAAAGGATGGGGATCTCTCCGGTCTTGCTCTGGGAAACTGTGATGCTATCTATGCTCGCTATAATCATGATGGAACCTTTATGGGTGCTCATAGCTATGGCGGTTCTCTCGGCGATGGCTTTAATGACCTTGTCCTGCTCTCCGACGGAAGCATAGTGGCCGTAGGATACAGCAGCAGCAATGATAAAGATATGAAGGGCGCGGGAGCATCTATGCTCAAGGGAATAGTCGTCAAGATCAATAAAGATTTAAGTATACCTTGGGCGACTTCTGTGGATTTAGCCGATCCTAGCTATCAGCGCTTGGTCTATTCTTCCGGAAATGGGTTTCAGGATGTAAAGGTCACAGATGATCAGGGCTTCATCGTCGTTGGCAAAGGGACCTATATCGATCAAAAAGCCGATGGTAACAGCAATATGAATGAAGATGGCAGGATTTATAAATTTAATTCCCTGGGTCAGGAAGAGTGGCATGATACGTATATAAACCAAGCCTATACCCGCTTTTTCGGTGTCGCACAAGATCAATCCGGCTCTTATATGGTAGTGGGGGACAGCTACATGCCGGAAGCAAAAAAGATAATCGCTCTGCGCTATGACCCTCATGGTGTACGGCTTTGGGATAAAGAAGATGAAGGAAGCCGCAGTCGTTATTTATTGAGTCTTGTGGCAAAAGGGGATCACTTTGTGGCTGTAGGGTCCAAGTATATCCAAGGCAAAAGCGAAGAGGGTCTGTTATACATAGGCCGTTTTGAGGAAGCGAACAATAAGCTGATTATGGCCCCCAACACAGGGAGCCATTCTGCAGATACAACGGCACAGTTAAAAGTCAGTGAGACAGAGCGCCTTTCGGGCAATGACCGTTATGAAACTGCCATTGCCATAAGCAAGAAGGGATGGGAAAAATCAGAGAATGTAATTTTGGTCAACGGCAATAATTTCCCTGATGCTTTGGTAGGTTCAAGTTTTGCCTATCTCAAAAATGCACCTATCCTCATTACAGCTTCTGATAAGTTGGATAACCGGGTAAGTGCAGAAATCCAACGATTAGGAGCCAAAACAATTGCTATCCTGGGTAATAGTTCTTCAGTATCTCAACCTATTGAGAATCAGTTGAAAGAGCGCTACCAAGTGACTCGGATCGGTGGGGCAGAAATATACGATACTGCAGTAAAACTCGGGGAAGAAATCAAAAAGATAAAACCCTTTGATACGGTTATTATTGCGACTCAGAGCAATTTTCCCGATGCTCTGGCCATTGCCCCTTATTCGGCGAAAGAAACGATTCCCATCCTGTTCACGGAAAAAGATCGCTTAAGGCCGGATACCAAGAAAGCCTTGGCGGAGTGGGAGATCAGGAATGCTATTATTATAGGCGGTACCGGTGTAGTTTCTCTGGATGTGGATCTTGAGCTGGATGCTCTCGGCCTGACGATTACCCGGCTGGGAGGAGAGGACCGCTATGATACAGCCTTAGAGATAGCAAAACAGTTTGGGACAGAAAATCCTTATTCGGCTATAGCAGTTGCTACAGGAGAAAATTATCCCGATGCTTTGACCGGGGCCGTTCTGGCTGCTAAGCACAATGCTCCTCTTATTTTGGTAAGGAAAAATAAGGTCAAAAATACCGTCACAGAATATCTGAACCCTCTTGGCCTGGAAAAGGCCACGATCTTTGGGGGAACTGGGGTTGTTTTAGATGAGATTTTCAGAAAGTAA
- a CDS encoding EAL domain-containing protein has product MYNSLLTQRRWAKAILLILFLLGGSIMPKLGYATQDPVHILILNSYHQGLEWTYDQTEGILRKLQSPGEQQIYVEYLDWKRYPTLENLNNQFDYLQAKYIDQRLDLIITTDDAALKFALDHREEIFSGAPIVFSGILEKSAEELLQGHDRVTGAYEIVDSEGTIKLAMGINPQIKNIYVLYDLLESGLACGEDVFAAVQRINRSGDVGLVAHSLAYLSLSDILQKVATLDKDSIVLLGSYNMDSTGLILSTEGVANQVSQSSSVPVYSLYEFLLDSGVTGGSLLSGEVHGEYAGEQALKVLAGQDVNTIPIIKDQTFVTGFNYNELERFHIPENLIPQGSMIINKPFSFVDTYRSLVYNTVTVLLLLLLLVAGLLINIRRRMKVENNLRIKNEEIAAMHEELTATEEELRQQFDELLNHQQQLKETQQLQELVLEAATDTIWDWDMLRDIRIYHSKTSHVLGYRGEEVGSVEYWNTLMHPDDKAEFEAKLNEHLTQKTPRYSCDYRIKDKEGVYKWIRAFGKALYDQDGNPYRMLGSHRDITDIKEKEMHIEYLAYHDFLTGLPNRAQIQEIIKNEIPKAGEQGTILAVLFLDIDNFKAINDSFGHPTGDQLLITISRHLTQILDNHVVARLAGDEFLILIRDIKEREEALNYAQKIMKLFEKALVIYKQYCYVSASIGITFYPQDGESYESLLINADTAMHKAKELGKRNYVVFNIEMKKAVMEKAEIQNNLRKAIEFNEFVLHYQPQVEPHTGRVLGLEALIRWEKDNKLVPPNKFIGIAEETGLIVPIGDWVITTACAFLKKLHDLGYQELTMSVNISALQLQEDQFVDKVLKVLRDNNLDSGKLELEITETVLIEFLDAKISHVLDSLIENNIKISLDDFGLGYSSLNYIKQLPISTLKVDKSFIDDIQSAPESKNITGLIVTMAHQLGLKVVAEGVEKPEQREYLIKYDCDAIQGYLASKPLPEEEIIKVLNKNLL; this is encoded by the coding sequence ATGTATAATTCATTATTGACACAAAGACGTTGGGCAAAGGCAATCCTTCTCATTCTGTTTTTACTCGGTGGATCCATCATGCCTAAATTAGGTTATGCCACCCAGGACCCGGTCCATATCTTGATACTAAACTCCTACCATCAAGGACTGGAATGGACCTATGACCAGACCGAAGGAATCCTGCGTAAATTGCAGAGCCCTGGAGAACAGCAGATTTATGTGGAGTATCTGGATTGGAAAAGGTATCCTACTCTGGAGAATCTGAACAACCAATTCGACTATTTACAGGCTAAATATATCGATCAGAGACTGGACCTCATTATAACCACGGATGATGCGGCCTTAAAATTCGCATTGGATCATCGCGAGGAGATTTTTTCCGGTGCCCCTATCGTGTTCAGCGGTATCTTAGAAAAAAGTGCGGAAGAGTTATTGCAAGGTCATGATAGAGTTACCGGTGCTTATGAGATTGTTGATTCTGAAGGGACTATAAAACTGGCGATGGGAATCAATCCCCAAATTAAGAATATTTATGTCCTCTATGATCTATTAGAAAGTGGTCTTGCCTGCGGTGAAGATGTTTTTGCCGCTGTCCAAAGAATTAACAGGTCGGGGGATGTTGGGCTGGTTGCCCACAGCCTTGCTTATTTGAGCCTCAGTGACATCCTTCAGAAGGTGGCCACACTGGATAAAGACAGTATCGTGTTGCTTGGATCCTACAATATGGATAGTACCGGCTTAATATTATCTACGGAAGGCGTAGCCAACCAAGTCAGCCAGAGCAGCAGTGTACCCGTATATTCCCTCTATGAATTTCTGCTGGACAGTGGGGTTACCGGCGGTAGTTTATTGAGCGGTGAGGTTCATGGTGAATATGCCGGGGAACAAGCTCTAAAGGTCTTGGCAGGTCAAGATGTGAATACAATACCGATCATCAAAGATCAGACCTTTGTCACAGGCTTTAATTACAATGAACTGGAGCGTTTTCATATCCCGGAAAATTTAATCCCCCAGGGCAGTATGATCATTAATAAACCTTTTTCCTTTGTGGATACTTATCGGTCCTTAGTCTATAACACAGTTACGGTTCTTCTCTTGCTCCTCCTTTTAGTGGCAGGATTATTAATCAATATCAGAAGACGAATGAAGGTGGAGAATAATCTAAGAATCAAAAATGAAGAAATAGCGGCAATGCATGAGGAGCTTACCGCCACTGAGGAAGAACTTAGGCAGCAATTTGACGAACTGCTGAACCATCAACAGCAACTGAAGGAGACTCAGCAACTTCAGGAATTGGTCCTGGAAGCGGCCACAGACACCATCTGGGATTGGGATATGCTTCGGGATATTCGTATTTACCATTCCAAGACCTCCCATGTTTTGGGATATAGGGGAGAGGAAGTCGGCAGTGTTGAGTATTGGAATACCCTTATGCATCCCGATGATAAAGCAGAATTTGAAGCGAAATTGAATGAGCACTTGACCCAGAAGACTCCCCGCTACAGCTGCGATTATCGGATTAAGGATAAAGAAGGAGTGTATAAATGGATCCGCGCCTTTGGCAAAGCTTTGTATGACCAAGACGGCAACCCATACCGGATGTTGGGTTCCCATCGGGATATCACAGACATCAAAGAAAAAGAGATGCATATCGAGTATTTGGCTTATCATGACTTCCTTACAGGGCTCCCGAACAGAGCACAGATCCAGGAAATTATTAAAAATGAAATCCCAAAAGCAGGGGAACAGGGCACCATTCTTGCTGTTTTATTCCTGGATATTGATAATTTTAAGGCAATCAACGATTCATTCGGCCATCCCACAGGAGATCAGCTGTTAATCACAATCAGCCGTCATCTGACGCAAATCCTGGATAACCATGTGGTAGCCCGTTTGGCTGGGGATGAATTCCTTATTCTCATACGAGATATTAAGGAAAGAGAGGAAGCTTTAAACTACGCACAAAAGATTATGAAGCTATTCGAGAAGGCTCTCGTCATTTATAAACAATATTGCTATGTTTCAGCCAGTATCGGTATCACCTTCTACCCCCAGGATGGAGAGAGTTATGAAAGTCTTCTGATCAACGCAGATACGGCAATGCATAAAGCCAAGGAATTGGGGAAGAGAAACTATGTAGTATTCAATATAGAAATGAAAAAAGCTGTGATGGAGAAAGCAGAAATTCAAAACAATTTGCGTAAAGCCATAGAATTTAATGAATTCGTTCTTCATTATCAGCCCCAGGTGGAACCCCATACGGGAAGAGTACTTGGCCTAGAGGCATTGATTCGCTGGGAAAAGGATAATAAACTTGTTCCTCCGAATAAGTTTATCGGAATCGCCGAAGAAACCGGGCTTATCGTACCCATTGGGGACTGGGTGATTACGACAGCATGTGCATTTCTGAAAAAACTGCATGATTTGGGTTATCAAGAGTTAACAATGTCCGTCAATATCTCCGCACTCCAACTCCAAGAAGATCAATTCGTGGATAAGGTCTTAAAAGTGCTCAGGGATAACAACCTTGATTCGGGCAAGCTTGAACTGGAAATTACGGAGACAGTGCTGATTGAATTTTTAGATGCTAAAATAAGCCATGTCCTGGACAGCCTTATCGAAAATAATATCAAAATCTCTTTGGATGATTTTGGACTGGGGTATTCCTCGCTTAACTATATTAAACAATTGCCTATTTCAACTTTAAAAGTGGATAAGTCATTTATCGATGATATCCAATCCGCTCCGGAAAGCAAGAATATTACCGGTTTAATCGTCACGATGGCTCATCAATTGGGCTTAAAAGTGGTAGCGGAAGGTGTAGAGAAACCGGAGCAAAGAGAGTATTTGATAAAATACGATTGTGATGCAATCCAAGGATATTTGGCAAGCAAACCCTTGCCGGAGGAAGAGATCATTAAAGTGTTAAACAAAAACCTCTTGTAG
- a CDS encoding DegV family protein, whose protein sequence is MIKILADSTCDLSKEVLEKYNICIAPLTICIKDKDYRDRIDITPDEFYGFIEDLDTPPTTSMPSPAEYLKIFKKAIQEGHHSILCICMSSGTSGSYQSAVIARDYFLEEHPEMTEKIHVLDSKCMSHGSGWLILKSARMRERGVDFAEIVEFNETYKTSVKHYLSVDDLDHLIRSGRLTNASAFVGKLLKLKPIMTMKKGKGAIVAKERGRKKVLEHYVSEFSRRVDYELTDFIIIGYTSDLTFAENLKHKIERDTPYMGEIYIMQMGVAVGTHVGLGAISMFFMEKGRIKDNLLINEVHGLAALKNQFLRS, encoded by the coding sequence ATGATAAAAATCTTAGCGGACTCGACATGTGATTTGTCGAAAGAGGTACTGGAGAAATACAATATATGTATTGCACCACTGACAATTTGTATCAAAGATAAGGATTATCGGGATCGTATCGATATTACACCCGATGAATTCTATGGCTTTATTGAGGATCTGGACACTCCCCCTACCACATCGATGCCGAGTCCCGCAGAGTATTTAAAGATTTTTAAGAAAGCTATTCAGGAAGGTCATCACTCTATTCTCTGTATTTGCATGTCCAGTGGCACCAGCGGCTCTTATCAGTCGGCAGTTATAGCACGGGACTATTTCCTGGAGGAACATCCTGAGATGACCGAAAAGATTCATGTCTTGGATTCTAAATGCATGAGCCATGGCAGCGGATGGTTAATCTTAAAAAGTGCCCGCATGCGGGAGAGAGGTGTCGACTTTGCTGAGATTGTGGAGTTTAATGAGACTTATAAGACCAGTGTAAAGCACTATCTTTCTGTTGATGATTTAGACCATTTAATTCGCAGCGGCAGATTGACCAATGCTAGTGCTTTTGTGGGCAAATTGTTGAAGCTGAAACCGATTATGACCATGAAGAAAGGGAAAGGGGCCATTGTCGCCAAGGAGAGAGGACGAAAGAAAGTCCTTGAACATTATGTTTCCGAGTTTTCCCGGCGGGTTGACTATGAGCTGACTGATTTCATCATTATCGGCTATACTTCAGATCTGACCTTTGCCGAAAATTTAAAGCATAAAATCGAAAGAGATACCCCTTACATGGGTGAAATCTATATCATGCAAATGGGAGTGGCGGTAGGAACCCATGTTGGCTTAGGGGCAATATCCATGTTCTTCATGGAAAAGGGTCGGATAAAAGACAATCTCCTTATTAATGAGGTCCATGGACTGGCTGCTTTGAAGAATCAATTTTTAAGAAGTTAA